From Streptomyces griseorubiginosus, one genomic window encodes:
- a CDS encoding STAS domain-containing protein — MTLPQLNIYRHDRGRRALITLAGEIDPATAPQVRAALERCLQDGITTIDVDLTTVGRCDNSGLRVFLDASRRAAGIHASLRLHHPSAQTTRLLADTGSARLLL, encoded by the coding sequence ATGACCCTTCCGCAGCTGAACATCTACCGGCACGACCGGGGCAGGCGGGCACTGATCACCCTGGCCGGCGAGATCGACCCCGCCACCGCGCCCCAGGTACGCGCCGCTCTGGAGCGGTGCCTGCAGGACGGCATCACCACCATCGACGTCGATCTGACCACCGTCGGCCGCTGCGACAACAGCGGCCTGCGCGTCTTCCTCGACGCGTCACGGCGCGCCGCCGGGATCCACGCGTCCCTGCGGTTGCACCACCCGTCCGCACAGACCACCCGGTTGCTCGCGGACACCGGTTCCGCTCGTCTGCTCCTGTGA
- a CDS encoding DUF5994 family protein yields MDSTESISHTGFHVGSFSAKDETRAAAEAARRRVRVMPATLHPTLPHPEPVAAPAARLALKTDGTSRGLLDGAWWPRSRDLLSELPALTDVLDPRWGRITRIAVNPEHWPVIPRKVPVHGHIVKVGWFTPEIDPHKLLLLSYGTGRWDLLIIPPETGAEAAARLMAAASDHDGPPLTASALVAADEARHGVLTTGPLDPDEAWEYEGGASAVSVSTAVPQQAGPSGRADRLIIGM; encoded by the coding sequence GTGGACAGTACCGAGAGCATTTCGCACACCGGCTTCCACGTCGGGTCGTTCTCGGCGAAAGATGAAACCCGGGCCGCCGCAGAGGCGGCCCGGAGACGGGTCCGCGTCATGCCGGCGACCTTGCACCCAACCCTGCCGCACCCCGAGCCCGTCGCAGCCCCGGCCGCGCGTCTCGCCCTGAAGACCGACGGCACCTCCCGCGGGCTCCTGGACGGAGCCTGGTGGCCCCGCTCCCGGGATCTGCTGAGCGAACTGCCCGCACTCACCGACGTGTTGGACCCCCGGTGGGGTCGCATCACCCGGATCGCCGTCAACCCGGAGCACTGGCCGGTCATCCCCCGCAAGGTTCCCGTGCACGGCCACATCGTCAAGGTCGGCTGGTTCACCCCGGAGATCGACCCGCACAAGCTGCTGCTGCTCTCCTACGGCACCGGCCGCTGGGACCTGCTGATCATCCCGCCCGAGACCGGGGCGGAGGCGGCGGCCCGGCTGATGGCAGCCGCGTCCGACCACGACGGCCCGCCCCTGACCGCGAGCGCACTCGTCGCCGCGGACGAGGCCCGGCACGGCGTCCTGACGACCGGACCACTGGACCCGGACGAGGCATGGGAGTACGAGGGCGGCGCCTCCGCGGTGTCGGTGTCAACGGCCGTTCCGCAGCAGGCCGGTCCCTCCGGCCGGGCCGACCGCCTGATCATCGGCATGTGA
- a CDS encoding PP2C family protein-serine/threonine phosphatase, translating into MAAGRRPDRSESFGEALLGKILDGAHELPPHLIGPLVADVVDRLGGRRPQVLLQDYGQLVLVPLPGEGLTGGEPEVIDGSEAGRCFLDAVSVEVPQEDGVRVHLPLLDGGDQVGVMAVTLDSVDDDDRRLLLRISGLVADLLVTKHGYSDLFFDVRRDEGMSVAAEIQWSLLPPLAMIMPRVAVAGILEPAYDVGGDSFDYALNGDVLHVVMIDAMGHGLDAATMATVAIGAYRHARRAGIGLSEIYEFMDRAVAEQFGPEHFVTAQMLQLDTTTGRVRWVNAGHPPPILVRDHRVAQRLVAPTTLPVGLGGSVPRISELGLARGDRVLCFTDGVVEEHRSGEEEFGEDQLIDCVNQLERTGRGIRAVTRSLSHTLKQARGGRTSDDATLLMVEWRG; encoded by the coding sequence ATGGCCGCAGGACGGCGCCCGGACCGGTCCGAAAGCTTCGGGGAGGCGCTCCTCGGAAAGATCCTCGACGGCGCGCACGAACTCCCGCCCCATCTCATCGGACCCCTGGTCGCCGACGTGGTGGACCGGCTGGGTGGCCGCCGTCCGCAGGTGCTGTTGCAGGACTACGGCCAGTTGGTGCTCGTACCGCTGCCCGGTGAGGGCCTCACCGGCGGGGAACCCGAGGTGATCGACGGCTCCGAGGCGGGCCGCTGCTTTCTCGACGCGGTCTCCGTGGAGGTGCCCCAGGAGGACGGCGTCCGGGTCCATCTGCCTCTGCTCGACGGCGGTGACCAGGTGGGGGTCATGGCGGTGACGCTGGACAGCGTCGATGACGACGACCGCCGCCTGCTGCTGAGAATCTCCGGTCTGGTGGCCGACCTGCTGGTGACCAAGCACGGCTATTCCGACCTGTTCTTCGACGTGAGACGCGATGAGGGGATGAGCGTCGCCGCCGAGATCCAGTGGTCCCTGCTGCCACCGCTGGCCATGATCATGCCCCGGGTCGCTGTGGCCGGGATCCTGGAACCCGCCTACGACGTGGGCGGCGACAGCTTCGACTACGCGCTGAACGGCGACGTCCTCCACGTGGTCATGATCGACGCGATGGGGCACGGACTGGACGCGGCCACGATGGCCACCGTGGCCATCGGCGCCTACCGCCACGCCCGCCGCGCCGGCATCGGACTGTCGGAGATCTACGAGTTCATGGACCGCGCCGTGGCCGAGCAGTTCGGCCCCGAGCATTTCGTCACCGCGCAGATGCTTCAGCTGGACACGACGACGGGGCGGGTGCGATGGGTCAACGCCGGGCACCCGCCGCCGATCCTCGTCCGCGACCACCGCGTCGCACAGCGTCTGGTCGCCCCGACGACCCTTCCCGTCGGCCTGGGCGGTTCGGTGCCTCGGATCAGCGAGCTGGGGCTGGCTCGCGGGGACCGCGTCCTCTGCTTCACCGACGGAGTGGTCGAGGAGCACAGGAGCGGCGAGGAGGAGTTCGGCGAGGACCAGCTGATCGACTGCGTGAACCAGCTGGAGAGGACCGGACGGGGCATCCGGGCGGTGACGCGGTCCCTGTCCCACACGCTCAAGCAGGCGAGGGGCGGGCGGACCAGCGATGACGCGACGCTGCTCATGGTCGAATGGCGCGGCTGA
- a CDS encoding DUF5994 family protein has product MPLPRLRLTPDVSHGPLDGAWWPRCDALELELPVLVGSLDPGIGTITRVTVGTAAWPDAPQEVMAPGHVIEVVLTDSAAEAHAITVECGTVGSWELLVIPPDEPARVATRLLTAAADPANPLSAPRLLALAEGGLDGQDTWESEGGPGPG; this is encoded by the coding sequence ATGCCCTTGCCCCGGCTGCGCCTCACGCCGGACGTCAGCCATGGCCCACTGGACGGCGCATGGTGGCCGCGCTGCGACGCCCTGGAACTGGAGCTGCCCGTACTGGTCGGCTCCCTGGATCCGGGCATCGGCACCATCACCCGCGTGACCGTGGGGACGGCCGCCTGGCCCGATGCCCCGCAGGAGGTGATGGCGCCCGGCCACGTGATCGAGGTGGTGCTGACCGATTCCGCCGCCGAGGCGCACGCCATCACCGTGGAATGCGGCACCGTGGGGAGCTGGGAACTGCTGGTGATCCCCCCGGACGAACCGGCCCGAGTGGCCACCAGGCTGCTGACCGCTGCTGCCGACCCCGCGAACCCGCTGTCGGCTCCGCGCCTGCTGGCACTCGCCGAGGGCGGCCTCGACGGACAGGACACATGGGAGTCGGAAGGCGGACCCGGACCCGGGTAA